The proteins below come from a single Polynucleobacter sp. MWH-UH23A genomic window:
- a CDS encoding DNA topoisomerase IV subunit B produces MATRKISEYSESSIQVLKGLEPVRQRPGMYTRTDNPLHIIQEVLDNASDEALGGYGKQIIVTMHTDGSVSVEDDGRGIPVGMHPTEKLPVVEIVFTQLHAGGKFEKGTGGAYAFSGGLHGVGVSVTNALSKRLEVTVWRDAQVSTLIFADGKVIEKLKSKPASKDDKSHGTRVRAWPDAKYFDSAAIPMAELVRLLRSKAVLLPRVKVTLIQEKSGESQSWQYAQGLRGYLNEAMAQSGHGPEVIPPFEGEQYATGTGDDDSFAEGEGAAWVVCWTEDGAPVRESYVNLIPTPAGGTHESGLREGLFNAVKGFIEMHALQPKGVKLMPEDVFARASFILSAKVLDPQFQGQIKERLNSRDAVRLVSGYAKSALELWLNQHVDYGRKLADLVIKQAQARTRAGQKVEKKKSSGVAVLPGKLTDCESEDIAQNEIFLVEGDSAGGSAKMGRNKEYQAILPLRGKVLNTWEAERDRLFANNEVHDIAVAIGVDPHGPNDDPDLSNLRYGKICILSDADVDGAHIQVLLLTLFYKHFPKLIDLGHVYISRPPLFRVDAPARGKKPAQKIYALDASELQAIEDKLRKEGVKETAWQISRFKGLGEMSAEQLWDTTLNPDTRRLLPVTLGSWTEDETFKTMDMLMGKSESGARRDWLEERGNEVEADI; encoded by the coding sequence ATGGCTACCCGTAAAATTTCCGAATACAGCGAATCATCGATTCAGGTCCTCAAAGGGCTGGAACCAGTCCGTCAGCGGCCTGGAATGTACACCCGAACCGATAACCCCCTTCATATCATTCAAGAGGTTTTGGATAACGCTTCTGATGAGGCCTTGGGTGGTTATGGCAAACAAATTATTGTGACGATGCACACCGATGGCAGTGTGAGTGTTGAAGATGACGGTCGTGGAATTCCGGTAGGGATGCACCCCACTGAGAAGTTACCAGTGGTGGAAATAGTATTTACGCAGTTGCATGCCGGCGGTAAATTTGAAAAGGGCACTGGTGGTGCTTACGCATTCTCTGGTGGATTGCACGGTGTGGGTGTTTCTGTAACGAATGCATTATCTAAACGACTTGAAGTGACAGTGTGGCGCGATGCTCAAGTTTCCACACTCATTTTTGCCGATGGCAAGGTAATTGAGAAGCTCAAATCTAAGCCCGCTTCAAAAGACGACAAATCTCACGGTACGCGTGTGCGTGCTTGGCCTGATGCCAAGTACTTCGACAGTGCTGCGATACCGATGGCAGAGTTAGTGCGCCTGCTCAGATCCAAAGCAGTGTTGTTGCCTCGCGTTAAAGTAACTCTTATCCAAGAAAAGTCAGGTGAAAGCCAATCATGGCAATACGCACAAGGCTTGCGCGGCTATCTGAATGAAGCGATGGCTCAGTCAGGACATGGACCGGAAGTCATTCCTCCATTCGAGGGCGAGCAATATGCGACAGGTACCGGTGATGATGATTCCTTTGCTGAAGGAGAGGGTGCGGCATGGGTGGTTTGCTGGACAGAAGATGGCGCCCCAGTGCGCGAAAGTTATGTGAACTTAATTCCTACTCCTGCTGGCGGCACCCATGAAAGTGGTCTGCGTGAAGGATTGTTTAATGCAGTAAAAGGCTTCATTGAAATGCATGCATTGCAACCAAAAGGCGTGAAACTGATGCCTGAAGATGTATTTGCACGAGCTTCGTTTATTTTGTCTGCCAAAGTATTGGATCCTCAATTTCAAGGTCAAATTAAAGAGCGATTAAATTCACGTGATGCAGTGCGTTTAGTGTCTGGCTATGCTAAATCTGCACTTGAGCTATGGCTTAATCAGCACGTCGACTATGGTCGTAAATTAGCTGACTTGGTAATCAAACAAGCCCAAGCTCGTACTCGCGCTGGGCAAAAGGTCGAGAAGAAAAAGTCCTCGGGTGTAGCAGTACTGCCAGGCAAGCTAACCGATTGCGAGAGTGAAGATATTGCTCAAAATGAAATCTTCCTAGTAGAAGGAGATTCTGCAGGCGGTTCTGCCAAGATGGGTCGTAATAAAGAATATCAAGCCATTTTGCCTCTCCGCGGTAAGGTATTAAATACTTGGGAGGCAGAGCGCGATCGTTTATTTGCCAATAATGAAGTTCACGATATCGCTGTTGCGATTGGTGTCGACCCTCATGGCCCGAATGATGACCCTGATTTATCCAATTTGCGCTATGGCAAGATTTGCATCCTTTCTGATGCGGACGTTGATGGTGCGCACATCCAGGTCTTGCTTCTCACTTTATTTTATAAACACTTTCCTAAGCTAATCGATTTGGGTCACGTGTATATTTCTAGACCGCCATTGTTTAGGGTGGATGCCCCTGCAAGAGGTAAAAAACCCGCGCAAAAAATTTATGCCTTAGATGCCAGCGAACTTCAAGCAATTGAAGATAAATTGCGCAAGGAAGGCGTTAAGGAAACAGCATGGCAAATTTCTCGCTTCAAAGGATTGGGTGAGATGAGTGCTGAGCAGTTGTGGGATACCACTCTAAATCCTGATACACGTCGCTTGCTGCCGGTAACTCTAGGCTCTTGGACTGAAGATGAAACATTTAAAACCATGGATATGCTGATGGGTAAATCAGAATCTGGGGCACGCCGTGATTGGCTTGAAGAGCGTGGTAATGAAGTTGAGGCAGATATTTAA
- a CDS encoding CaiB/BaiF CoA-transferase family protein codes for MGALSHIRVLDLSRVLAGPWCAQNLADLGADVIKVERPGAGDDTRHWGPPFAKDPKGQDTEESAYFICINRNKRSITVDISKPEGQEIIRQLAAESDVVIENYKVGDLAKYSLDYESLKKIKPDLIYCSITGFGQTGPYAHRPGYDFIIQGMGGFMSVTGEAEDVEGASPQKSGVAIADIFTGMYATTAILAAVVHRDHTGEGQYIDMSLLDTQIAVMANVSSAYLTSGEIPRRWGNASPIIVPYQTFPTSDGWMIVGAGNDGQFRHFVTAGGEAHLADNPLYLTNPDRVLHRKQLVPLLEAMTRKKTKGEWIALLEAANVPCGPINNFKEVFENEQVIAREVQIDVPHPTVGTMKLVASPMKLSKTPTEVRMAPPTLGQHTNEVLHERLHLDDASIAQLKAKGII; via the coding sequence ATGGGAGCCTTAAGTCATATTCGCGTTTTAGACCTTAGCCGTGTGCTTGCTGGTCCTTGGTGTGCTCAGAATCTTGCTGATCTGGGCGCGGATGTCATCAAAGTTGAGCGCCCGGGGGCTGGTGACGACACCCGGCACTGGGGTCCTCCCTTTGCTAAAGATCCAAAAGGTCAAGATACCGAAGAATCTGCCTATTTTATTTGCATCAATCGCAACAAGCGATCGATTACCGTTGATATTAGCAAGCCTGAAGGCCAAGAGATCATTCGTCAATTGGCCGCTGAATCAGATGTAGTAATTGAAAACTATAAGGTTGGCGATCTGGCGAAATACAGCCTTGATTATGAAAGCCTAAAAAAGATCAAACCTGATTTGATCTATTGCTCTATTACTGGGTTCGGACAAACAGGCCCTTATGCTCATCGCCCTGGATATGACTTCATTATTCAAGGAATGGGTGGCTTTATGAGTGTGACTGGCGAAGCCGAAGATGTTGAGGGGGCTAGCCCACAAAAATCTGGCGTAGCTATTGCCGATATTTTTACTGGAATGTATGCCACTACTGCGATATTGGCTGCTGTAGTACACCGTGATCATACGGGTGAAGGCCAATACATTGATATGTCCTTGCTTGATACACAAATTGCCGTAATGGCCAATGTCTCGAGCGCATACCTTACTTCCGGCGAGATTCCTCGTCGCTGGGGCAACGCCTCCCCTATCATCGTTCCTTATCAAACCTTTCCAACCTCAGATGGCTGGATGATTGTTGGCGCAGGCAATGATGGGCAGTTTCGTCACTTTGTGACCGCAGGCGGCGAAGCCCATCTGGCAGATAATCCTTTATACCTAACAAATCCTGACCGAGTCTTGCATCGCAAACAGCTTGTTCCCCTGTTGGAGGCGATGACTCGCAAGAAAACCAAAGGGGAATGGATTGCACTTTTAGAGGCAGCGAATGTTCCCTGCGGCCCTATTAATAACTTCAAAGAAGTCTTTGAAAATGAGCAGGTGATTGCTAGAGAAGTACAGATTGATGTTCCGCATCCCACTGTGGGAACCATGAAACTTGTGGCAAGTCCCATGAAGCTCTCTAAAACACCAACAGAAGTTCGCATGGCACCACCCACATTGGGGCAGCACACCAATGAAGTGTTGCATGAGCGTCTTCACCTTGATGATGCCTCTATTGCTCAACTCAAAGCCAAAGGAATTATTTAA